One part of the Pseudoliparis swirei isolate HS2019 ecotype Mariana Trench chromosome 6, NWPU_hadal_v1, whole genome shotgun sequence genome encodes these proteins:
- the LOC130194649 gene encoding uncharacterized protein LOC130194649 codes for MSAPDSDNSIDWLASDSESEHESDCSRKHSQAEAPSSPSTSPHLDLSDSSCHRSSEVKEGNGSCGEVREASSRGFPPGCTETWASTIGLCKTQQGEKTNDKNTQQALKRPHSSTVEESRERQLLSNMSEKNQMFRRKCMELQCYIHPLSSILNGLRSGRYRERLSSFQESVAMDRIQRIMGVLQNPCMGEKYMNIILKMEEMLKSWFPNVKRQDQLAVTQAEEAVPTKKPKISPVTVTAVVSPVGVGDPPARVQTLRVTDLTPGANSASNLKWLHPSPICSPTAQQAQAGSRHLLSPRDRTQDNAVSSSTDSHRKTDLVPRGPPPGKINAPCLEKLLKSTESIIIRKGTGGLTDSSWS; via the exons ATGTCTGCTCCAGATTCGGACAACTCCATTGACTGGCTGGCAAGTGACAGTGAGAGCGAGCACGAGTCTGACTGCTCAAGAAAGCACAGCCAGGCAGAGGCTCCTTCATCCCCCAGCACCTCACCACACCTGGACCTGTCTGACAGCAGCTGCCACCGGAGCAGCGAGGTGAAGGAGGGCAACGGTAGCTGTGGCGAGGTCAGGGAGGCCTCCAGCCGGGGATTTCCCCCTGGCTGCACGGAGACCTGGGCCAGCACCATCGGACTGTGTAAAACACAgcaaggagagaaaacaaatgaCAAAAACACTCAGCAAGCACTGAAGAGACCTCACAGCTCCACGGTGGAGGAGAGTAGGGAACGGCAGCTCCTTTCCAACATGTCAGAGAAAAACCAAATGTTCAGGAGAAAG tgCATGGAGCTGCAATGCTACATTCATCCACTGTCATCTATCTTGAATGGCCTTCGTTCAGGGAGATACAGAGAAC GACTCAGCAGTTTCCAGGAGAGTGTGGCCATGGACCGGATCCAGAGGATCATGGGTGTCCTGCAGAACCCGTGCATGGG GgagaaatatatgaatataattctTAAAATGGAAGAGATGCTGAAAAGCTGGTTCCCTAATGTGAAACGCCAAGACCAACTCGCCGTCACCCAGGCTGAGGAAGCGGTTCCTACCAAGAAACCCAAG ATATCTCCAGTGACCGTCACTGCAGTCGTGAGCCCCGTCGGTGTCGGTGATCCTCCAGCACGCGTCCAAACCCTGAGAGTCACTGACCTCACTCCTGGAGCCAACTCCGCCAGCAACCTGAAGTGGCTCCACCCGTCACCCATCTGCTCCCCCACGGCACAGCAGGCCCAGGCTGGCTCCAGGCACCTGCTGTCCCCCAGAGACCGAACGCAGGACAACGCTGTGTCCTCCAGTACAGACAGCCACCGGAAGACAGACTTGGTGCCGCGAGGCCCTCCGCCGGGCAAAATCAACGCACCCTGTCTCGAGAAGCTCCTCAAGTCGACAGAAAGCATCATCATCCGTAAGGGGACGGGGGGTTTGACGGACAGCAGCTGGTCCTAG